Proteins encoded by one window of Kiritimatiellales bacterium:
- a CDS encoding MoxR family ATPase yields the protein MAGIEVINQKVREESTFIPALKAEIGKVVVGQNDLIDRLIIGMLSNGHVLLEGVPGLAKTLTVKTLAATLKTTFHRIQFTPDLLPADLIGTLIYNPKDAEFFTKKGPVFANIILADEINRAPAKVQSALLEAMQEHQITIGDETFRLPEPFLVMATENPIEQEGTYPLPEAQVDRFMLKLKVGYPSRDEERRILDRMARTATDITVNPVIDPDSILRARRTVDEIYMDDKIKEYILSIVFATREPEACGLDIKEYLRYGASPRATIALTIGAKAFAFLQGRGYVTPQDVKSIAPDILRHRIIVSYEAEAEELTSENLIDTILSEIPVP from the coding sequence ATGGCAGGCATTGAGGTGATTAACCAGAAAGTACGTGAAGAAAGCACATTTATTCCGGCACTCAAAGCGGAAATCGGCAAAGTTGTTGTCGGACAGAACGATCTGATTGATCGCCTGATCATCGGCATGCTTTCCAACGGCCATGTTCTGCTCGAGGGCGTACCGGGGCTGGCAAAAACATTAACAGTAAAAACACTTGCCGCCACGCTGAAAACAACCTTTCACCGGATCCAATTCACGCCGGATCTGCTGCCCGCCGACTTAATCGGCACACTGATTTACAATCCGAAAGACGCGGAATTTTTCACCAAAAAAGGCCCGGTGTTTGCGAATATTATTCTTGCCGACGAAATCAACCGCGCACCGGCGAAAGTCCAGAGTGCTCTGCTCGAAGCGATGCAGGAACATCAGATCACCATCGGTGATGAAACATTCCGCCTGCCTGAACCGTTTCTCGTTATGGCCACCGAAAACCCGATCGAACAGGAAGGAACCTATCCGCTGCCTGAAGCACAGGTCGACCGTTTTATGCTCAAGTTGAAAGTCGGTTATCCGTCGCGTGACGAAGAGCGCCGGATCCTCGACCGCATGGCGCGCACCGCAACTGACATTACCGTAAATCCGGTGATTGATCCTGACTCGATTCTGCGTGCGCGCCGCACCGTCGACGAAATTTACATGGATGACAAAATCAAAGAGTACATCCTCAGCATCGTCTTTGCCACGCGCGAGCCGGAAGCCTGCGGACTCGACATCAAAGAATATCTGCGTTACGGCGCCAGTCCGCGCGCCACCATCGCGCTCACCATCGGCGCCAAAGCCTTCGCCTTTCTGCAGGGCCGCGGCTACGTCACGCCGCAGGATGTCAAATCCATCGCGCCGGATATTCTGCGCCATCGTATCATCGTTTCTTATGAAGCCGAGGCCGAAGAACTGACCTCCGAAAACCTCATTGATACAATTCTGAGCGAAATTCCGGTGCCGTAA
- a CDS encoding four helix bundle protein, with protein sequence MNQNDLKKRTKQFALRILKLTAALPRSPEAIVLRNQLVRSGTSVGANYRAVCRSRSTAEFISKLGVVIEEADESCFWMELMIESGMLSKEKTSDLLSEANEITAIMTAARKTAQDRV encoded by the coding sequence ATGAATCAGAATGACCTTAAAAAACGAACGAAACAGTTTGCTTTGCGAATCTTGAAGCTGACTGCGGCGCTTCCGCGTTCACCGGAAGCGATTGTACTTCGCAATCAACTGGTACGTTCGGGAACATCCGTTGGTGCAAATTACAGAGCGGTATGTCGTTCCCGTTCAACCGCTGAATTCATTTCAAAACTCGGTGTCGTAATTGAGGAAGCGGATGAGTCCTGTTTCTGGATGGAACTAATGATTGAAAGCGGAATGCTGTCGAAAGAAAAAACTAGTGATTTGCTGAGCGAAGCCAATGAAATTACGGCGATCATGACCGCCGCGCGAAAAACCGCACAGGACAGAGTCTGA
- a CDS encoding DUF58 domain-containing protein: MERIGNRKSEIGNSPASHRELLKKIRRIEIRTRRAVNDVFAGRYHSVFKGRGMEFDEVREYCPGDDIRSIDWNVTARTGVPHVKKFVEEREMTVMLMVDISASNDFGSTAQLKRDLAAETAAMLAFSATRNNDRIGLILFSDRVEKFIPARKGTPHVLRIIREVLDYEPQNAGTDARPALDFLNLTNTRKTVAFLISDFIFPQSCERELKITARHHDLIAVSIADRHERAWPRTGIVVWKNPETGEHITVDTSGAAVRRALLLAQEERSETLYRELRRAGMDVVELFTGEPYDRAFMKFFRQRSARR; encoded by the coding sequence ATGGAAAGAATCGGAAATCGGAAATCGGAAATCGGAAATTCGCCGGCTTCACATCGCGAATTGCTGAAAAAGATACGGCGCATTGAGATCCGAACCCGCCGCGCGGTGAACGATGTGTTCGCCGGACGCTATCACAGCGTATTCAAAGGTCGCGGCATGGAGTTTGATGAAGTTCGCGAATATTGCCCCGGCGATGACATCCGATCAATCGACTGGAACGTCACCGCCCGCACCGGCGTGCCGCATGTTAAAAAATTTGTCGAAGAGCGTGAAATGACAGTCATGCTGATGGTTGATATCAGCGCATCGAACGATTTCGGGAGTACTGCACAACTGAAACGTGATCTTGCCGCTGAAACTGCTGCCATGCTTGCGTTTTCGGCGACGCGCAACAACGACCGCATTGGATTGATTTTATTTTCCGACCGCGTCGAAAAATTTATTCCGGCGCGCAAAGGCACGCCGCACGTTTTGCGAATCATTCGCGAAGTGCTTGATTACGAACCGCAGAATGCCGGCACCGATGCGCGGCCGGCGCTCGACTTTTTAAACCTGACCAATACGCGCAAAACCGTAGCATTTTTGATCAGCGATTTTATCTTCCCGCAATCCTGTGAACGCGAACTGAAAATCACTGCGCGGCATCACGACCTGATTGCCGTCTCGATCGCCGACCGGCACGAACGCGCGTGGCCGCGCACCGGAATTGTTGTATGGAAAAATCCGGAGACCGGAGAACATATTACGGTGGATACGTCCGGCGCCGCCGTCCGGCGCGCACTGCTGCTCGCGCAGGAAGAGCGGAGTGAAACACTGTATCGCGAACTGCGGCGCGCCGGCATGGATGTGGTTGAACTTTTTACCGGTGAACCGTACGACCGGGCCTTCATGAAATTTTTCAGGCAAAGGAGTGCGCGCAGATGA
- a CDS encoding GxxExxY protein yields MNTTDIMALCDQIRETAYAIHQYHGNGYLEKVYENSLAHRLRKLGLDVKQQHRLIIYDEDGSEIGEYFADLFVESVLIVELKACRITTDEHKAQLLNYLKGARIAHGLLINFGSFKFSIQKFVKSDPCPSSIFKNFLIPFFAFLALLRG; encoded by the coding sequence ATGAACACGACTGACATTATGGCGTTATGTGATCAGATCAGAGAAACCGCTTATGCAATTCATCAATATCACGGAAACGGATATTTAGAAAAAGTGTATGAAAATTCACTGGCTCATCGGCTTAGAAAACTTGGTCTTGATGTTAAACAGCAGCACCGGCTGATAATTTATGATGAAGACGGTTCAGAAATCGGAGAATATTTTGCTGATTTGTTTGTCGAGAGTGTATTAATTGTTGAGTTAAAAGCCTGCCGGATAACAACCGATGAACACAAGGCACAGCTGTTAAATTATCTCAAAGGCGCCCGGATTGCGCATGGCCTTTTGATTAACTTTGGCTCCTTTAAATTTTCCATTCAAAAATTTGTAAAAAGTGATCCGTGCCCATCGTCCATTTTTAAAAATTTTCTCATTCCCTTTTTTGCGTTCCTTGCGCTCCTTCGCGGTTAA
- a CDS encoding VWA domain-containing protein translates to MRFAYPYLLFLLLLVPQLVWLRIRRRGAAVNFPNGDLLKTLPVTAAVRILPLWTVLYAAGLICLVVAIARPQRGLLESRVTTEGVDIVLLLDLSTSMETPDFSRAGQRQTRIDSAKQVITDFIAKRKDDRIGMVTFAALPYSVAPLTLDHSWLMTRLAGVRTGMLEDGTAIGDGIASAVNRLRDSDAKSRIVILLTDGMNNRGELSPENAAYAAAALGIKIYTIGVGGGMPVRQGFFSSAVQEIDEEVLTRVAEISGGEFFRVKDLKTLTGVYDRIDKLEKTEMEMQQFTRFEEIAGGWLLAALTLLTVEKAVSLSRFGRLPE, encoded by the coding sequence ATGAGATTCGCTTATCCATATTTATTGTTTTTACTTTTGCTGGTTCCACAACTGGTGTGGTTACGGATTCGCCGGCGCGGAGCGGCGGTAAATTTTCCGAACGGCGATTTATTAAAAACGCTGCCGGTGACGGCGGCGGTTCGCATTCTGCCGCTGTGGACAGTTTTGTACGCGGCCGGTTTAATCTGTTTAGTTGTCGCGATTGCGCGTCCGCAGCGCGGCCTGCTTGAAAGCCGCGTGACTACCGAGGGCGTTGATATTGTTCTGCTGCTCGACCTTTCAACATCGATGGAAACACCCGATTTTTCGCGCGCCGGACAGCGGCAGACGCGCATTGATTCGGCGAAACAGGTGATCACCGATTTTATTGCGAAACGCAAAGATGACCGTATCGGCATGGTGACATTTGCCGCGCTGCCCTATTCCGTTGCGCCGCTTACGCTCGACCACAGCTGGCTGATGACGCGGCTGGCCGGCGTGCGCACCGGCATGCTGGAAGACGGCACGGCAATCGGCGACGGAATTGCGTCGGCGGTAAACCGTCTGCGCGACAGCGATGCAAAAAGCCGGATTGTTATTCTGCTGACGGACGGAATGAATAATCGCGGCGAGCTGTCGCCGGAGAATGCGGCATACGCCGCCGCCGCGCTCGGCATCAAAATTTATACGATTGGTGTGGGCGGCGGAATGCCGGTGCGGCAGGGCTTTTTTTCCTCCGCTGTTCAGGAGATCGACGAGGAGGTTTTAACACGCGTTGCCGAAATCAGCGGCGGGGAATTCTTCCGTGTGAAAGATTTGAAGACGCTCACCGGCGTTTATGACCGCATCGACAAACTTGAAAAAACAGAGATGGAAATGCAGCAGTTTACGCGTTTCGAGGAGATTGCCGGCGGCTGGCTGCTGGCGGCGCTGACGTTGTTAACGGTTGAAAAAGCAGTTTCACTTTCACGCTTCGGGAGGCTGCCAGAATGA
- a CDS encoding VWA domain-containing protein, with translation MKFGAPEFLKWLLLILPLAALFIMLHHRRAARLAQLIAAGSWRKVIAGFSTGRGARRTALRTAALFFVLLALTRPQWGTRWEEVKHRGLDIIIVLDTSRSMLAEDIKPNRLQQAKWAVRDFARKLNGDRVGLVAFAGGSFLQCPVTVDYAAFTMMLNDLYAGIIPRGGTAIEQALRTAINNFDEQSSADRVIILITDGEDHEGDPLRVAEELRRKNIKLFSVGVGTPDGGLIPAEEGYVKNTQGLVVKSSLNEALLEKLASGSGGFYVRSAPGDFGLDRIYKFGIAGLQRDEQETRMAKVYEERFMWFAAAALLLLTAEGLSLLRSPKALVLILLCFAPRTDAASWTKEFRRGEYTNALEMLTGEEAKPADVREYNRGVILYRMDDFSAAEKAFANATAQATGEKLRQRALYNRGTALFRSAHAVQSDPEKPAAPFDLAAQAAAQFEEALLLNPDDEPAKKNLERSVMFIIAGRIHSARTLIQSADELLKEFQAKSAQTNYSSAKNLLTPVLADFSPENPDATRLLQHAEERLAFLALSVDLTKQEMAAAKQFIDEYNYKEAADIMLDDKPQRRLAFDLDEKLAQEFSQLIQNNMNVIHIVYPDNPLKP, from the coding sequence ATGAAATTCGGCGCACCTGAATTTTTAAAATGGCTTCTGCTGATCCTGCCCCTGGCAGCTCTCTTCATAATGCTGCACCACCGGCGCGCGGCACGGCTGGCGCAATTAATTGCCGCCGGCAGCTGGCGCAAGGTAATCGCCGGTTTTTCAACCGGGCGTGGCGCGCGGCGGACAGCATTACGAACCGCAGCGCTGTTCTTCGTTCTGCTCGCGCTCACGCGTCCGCAGTGGGGCACGCGCTGGGAGGAGGTAAAGCACCGCGGACTTGATATTATCATCGTACTCGATACATCACGCAGTATGCTCGCTGAAGATATTAAGCCCAACCGGCTGCAGCAGGCGAAGTGGGCGGTGCGCGATTTTGCACGCAAACTGAACGGCGACCGCGTCGGACTGGTCGCCTTTGCCGGCGGCAGCTTTCTGCAATGTCCGGTCACGGTGGATTACGCCGCATTCACGATGATGCTGAACGATCTTTACGCCGGAATTATCCCGCGCGGCGGCACCGCCATTGAACAGGCGCTGCGTACCGCGATTAACAATTTTGACGAACAGTCCAGCGCCGACCGCGTGATCATTCTGATCACCGACGGCGAAGATCACGAAGGCGATCCGCTGCGCGTTGCGGAGGAGTTGCGCCGGAAAAATATCAAACTGTTTTCTGTCGGCGTCGGCACGCCGGACGGCGGACTGATTCCGGCAGAAGAAGGGTATGTGAAAAACACGCAGGGACTCGTTGTAAAAAGTTCGCTGAACGAGGCGCTGCTTGAAAAACTCGCGTCCGGCTCCGGCGGTTTTTATGTGCGTTCCGCCCCCGGCGATTTCGGACTGGATCGAATTTATAAGTTCGGTATCGCCGGACTTCAGCGCGACGAACAGGAAACGCGCATGGCGAAAGTGTATGAAGAGCGGTTCATGTGGTTTGCCGCCGCCGCTCTGCTCCTGTTAACTGCTGAAGGGTTGTCGCTGCTGCGCTCGCCGAAAGCGCTGGTGCTGATTCTACTGTGTTTTGCACCGCGCACCGATGCCGCCAGCTGGACAAAAGAATTCCGGCGCGGAGAGTACACCAATGCGCTTGAAATGTTGACCGGCGAAGAAGCGAAACCGGCGGATGTGAGAGAATATAATCGCGGTGTGATATTATATCGCATGGACGATTTCTCCGCCGCCGAAAAAGCGTTCGCTAATGCCACCGCACAGGCAACCGGCGAAAAACTCCGGCAGCGCGCGCTGTATAATCGCGGCACGGCGCTGTTCCGGTCGGCACACGCGGTGCAAAGCGATCCGGAAAAACCGGCGGCGCCATTTGATCTCGCAGCGCAGGCGGCGGCGCAGTTCGAAGAGGCGCTGCTGTTAAACCCCGATGACGAACCGGCGAAAAAAAATCTGGAACGCAGTGTGATGTTTATCATTGCCGGCCGGATTCACTCAGCGCGTACGCTGATTCAGTCGGCGGATGAGCTGCTTAAAGAATTTCAGGCCAAATCGGCGCAGACAAATTACAGCAGCGCCAAAAACCTGCTGACGCCGGTGCTGGCCGATTTTTCGCCGGAAAATCCGGATGCCACGCGACTGCTGCAACACGCCGAAGAGCGGCTGGCATTTCTTGCGCTGTCGGTTGATTTAACGAAACAGGAAATGGCCGCCGCGAAACAATTTATTGATGAATACAACTATAAAGAAGCCGCCGATATTATGCTGGACGATAAACCGCAGCGCCGGCTGGCGTTTGATCTGGATGAAAAACTCGCGCAGGAATTTTCGCAGCTCATTCAAAATAATATGAATGTAATCCATATTGTTTATCCTGATAATCCGCTGAAGCCATGA